The Niallia alba genome includes a window with the following:
- a CDS encoding HAD family hydrolase, translating into MKCVSIDLDGTLLDDHHQISEANRNVIRKLKQHHIDVILNTGRQYADVIKVRGVKELELPIFCLNGSMMYDETGKLLYETEISLDLYQTLLQTLQKLEVGVLVYTNQGGFPGTLPLLRGKSWDEIQALFDQQDYEAILHLKDLKIYKLVAVVDETQLEKIDKVKEVLRKQETISFSSSFPNNCEITSSEAQKGKAIRRYENLRNLTFNEVYSFGDGGNDITQFEVSTRSFAMENAPEEIKKRASDITKSNNDDGVAYAIEEILKLV; encoded by the coding sequence ATGAAATGTGTATCCATTGATTTAGACGGAACTTTATTGGATGACCATCATCAAATATCAGAAGCAAATAGAAACGTTATTCGAAAACTTAAGCAACATCATATAGATGTTATTTTAAATACAGGACGACAATACGCAGATGTTATAAAAGTAAGAGGAGTGAAGGAATTAGAGCTACCGATTTTTTGCTTAAATGGCAGTATGATGTATGATGAAACAGGAAAACTTCTTTATGAAACGGAAATCTCACTTGATTTGTATCAAACCTTACTACAAACACTACAAAAACTTGAAGTTGGTGTTCTTGTTTATACGAACCAAGGCGGTTTTCCTGGTACTCTTCCTCTGTTAAGAGGAAAGTCTTGGGATGAGATTCAAGCGCTGTTTGATCAGCAAGATTATGAGGCTATTTTACACTTAAAAGATCTCAAAATATATAAATTAGTAGCTGTTGTTGATGAAACACAATTAGAAAAAATTGATAAAGTAAAAGAAGTATTAAGAAAACAGGAGACTATTTCGTTTTCATCCTCCTTTCCAAATAACTGTGAAATCACCTCAAGTGAAGCACAAAAGGGAAAAGCAATTCGTCGCTATGAAAACCTTCGAAATCTTACCTTTAATGAGGTTTATTCCTTTGGAGATGGAGGGAATGATATAACACAATTTGAAGTTTCTACAAGATCATTTGCCATGGAAAATGCACCTGAGGAAATCAAAAAAAGAGCAAGTGATATTACAAAAAGTAATAATGATGATGGGGTTGCATACGCCATTGAAGAGATTCTGAAATTAGTGTAA
- a CDS encoding undecaprenyldiphospho-muramoylpentapeptide beta-N-acetylglucosaminyltransferase: protein MKKIVFTGGGSAGHVTPNIAIINELNKQDWDIAYIGSKAGIEKDLIEKIDIPYHPISSGKLRRYISKENIKDIFKVIKGCYDARKVLKKIKPNVVFSKGGFVSVPVVIAARQLKIPVILHESDLTPGLANKLSVRFASKIFTSFEETLRYLPKEKSKAIGSPIRKEILTGSVSKGRLALGFTSQKPILTIMGGSLGAKKINEVVRDNLETLLQTYQIVHLCGKGNLSEKHTGIKGYQQFEYVYEELADILAATEVVVTRGGSNSIFEFLALKIPMLIIPLTKQQSRGDQILNGKVFTENGYSYMIEEEALTKDHFLNTLKQIQENKQVMIEKMEKNKSQDALEEIIKELNRY, encoded by the coding sequence TTGAAGAAAATTGTGTTTACAGGTGGGGGCTCAGCAGGCCACGTTACGCCTAATATTGCCATTATTAATGAGTTAAACAAGCAAGATTGGGATATAGCTTATATCGGTAGTAAAGCAGGAATCGAAAAGGATTTAATCGAAAAAATTGATATACCCTATCATCCCATTTCTAGTGGAAAGTTAAGAAGATATATATCTAAAGAGAATATTAAAGATATTTTTAAAGTAATAAAAGGCTGTTATGACGCTAGAAAAGTACTGAAAAAAATTAAACCAAATGTTGTTTTTTCAAAAGGTGGATTTGTATCCGTACCAGTTGTTATCGCAGCCCGCCAACTTAAGATTCCCGTTATACTCCATGAAAGTGATTTAACACCTGGGTTGGCAAATAAATTATCGGTGCGATTTGCATCGAAAATATTCACCTCTTTTGAAGAGACTTTACGCTATTTACCAAAAGAAAAAAGCAAAGCAATCGGGTCTCCGATTCGCAAAGAAATTCTCACTGGTTCTGTATCAAAAGGGAGACTCGCTCTTGGATTTACAAGTCAGAAACCGATCCTTACCATTATGGGAGGAAGTCTAGGAGCAAAGAAAATAAATGAAGTGGTTCGTGATAATTTAGAAACACTATTACAAACGTATCAAATCGTTCATCTATGTGGCAAAGGAAATCTTTCAGAAAAGCATACTGGGATAAAAGGCTATCAACAATTTGAGTATGTTTATGAAGAATTAGCTGATATTTTAGCTGCTACAGAAGTGGTCGTTACAAGAGGTGGATCAAACTCGATTTTTGAATTTCTTGCATTAAAAATACCGATGCTTATTATTCCATTAACAAAACAGCAAAGTAGAGGCGATCAAATATTAAATGGGAAAGTCTTTACGGAAAATGGCTACTCCTATATGATAGAAGAGGAAGCTTTAACGAAAGACCATTTCCTTAACACCTTAAAACAAATTCAAGAAAACAAGCAAGTAATGATTGAAAAAATGGAAAAGAACAAAAGCCAAGATGCCTTAGAGGAAATTATAAAAGAATTAAATCGCTATTAA